The nucleotide sequence CAATCGGCGATTCGAACGCGGTATTATCACTGACAGAGAAATCAGGAACCTTACTCGAATACGATCCCACTGTCACATCGTTCGGCAACCCCCTGTTTCAGGCTGCCGTGATCAGCTTTGCGACTGAGCGAAAAGCTCTTACCTTAGCGCCCACTGGACAGATCGTTTCGCTCCGATCATGGAACGCATCGAACTCTCAAGCAGACTGGAACAACTCATCGGCGCCACCAGCAAATACGCCACCCAGGCATCAGCGTAGTTCTCCCCGCAGTCAAGTCAGCCCCATCCGCCCGCAACAATGACGCAGTCCCGACCCGACGATTGTCGACCATCCACGCCACCTATTGCAGACCTCGAATCCACAATATGACACTATTCACCCCTCACAGGAAAAATGAAACACATGGCAGGATTTCGCATAACTACTCGTATAGTTATTTCGTCATGCCATCCCGACTTGGCTAACGAATCGAACACACAAAGATCGGAGAACTAGTCCGTTCATCCTCTTGGCGGGCAGACAGCCGAAATAGTCACATCTATGCTGTAGCCAGTCTGCCCACCAGGAGGAGGCCTCGTGGGAATCCTTGCCATGCCCGAACTGCGAATCGTCCAAGACCTTCAGCACGCCGGACTGACTCGCTCCGCCGCGACACTGGCCGTCGTGATGGCGACTCGCAGGTACGACCGACCGGAGCGGGATCTGGCGGAAATCGTCCGCCACTATCCCGGACTCGAGTCCGTCACCGAGGCCCGCCTGGCGATTCAAGACCTACTGCACCGAAAATGGCTCACCCAGACTGTCATTCACGGCGTAGCGGTTACTGGTCGTGTTCCAAGTCTGGCGAACCTGATCGCAACCCATCTGGGAGACGAGAGCGTCGCCGACAGCCTGCCGGCGGTCCGTGTCACTCTCGAGCCGTACATCACGATTCTGGGACCAATGGAGAACTCTTCGGTATTCCACTCGTACCTGAGCCTCCTCCGGTCCGCGCGCAGTGAGATCTGCATGCCGATGCTCGTGACACCACCCTACGAGGAGACGGTGCGCGCACTCCGCGACCGCGCCGAAGCCGGCGTGAGAATACGCATACTGCTCGCCGCGCCGACACTGGCCGTAAAATGGAGAAGCGAAACCATGCGATCCATTTCCACGGAGCGTATCAACGCATGGGTGCACGAGTTTCGCAATAACCCGACCGTAGAAATAAGGCTGAGCAGGACAGCAGAGGACATGGAACTGGCCACCTGTTTCTCCGTTGACGGTGAAACGGTGAGATTTGACATATACGACCCATATCGGCAGCGAAGCCTCGAAGGCGTCATGATCGAAGTAGCCGCGCCGCAAGGTATGCTGCCCAACTTCATAAGAATGTTTCTAAGACTCTTCGAAGAATCCTGGTCGAACTCTGTTCAAGTTTCTCGATTGGCCAGGTTTCTCTGGTTCCTCCGAAAACAGTGGAAGTCCTGGCTCGCCATCTTCTTTCTTCTGCTCGCATTCGTCCCAACGCCAGTGCCGCGCTGGCCTGAAATTCTAATAGGAATCAGCTGTGGGATCACAGCACCACTACTCATCGAGGGGATACCTCAAATGCGGAAGATCGTTCGCAAAAGACGGAGCCGATGACCGACCGCCGCGATGCCGCCTGGTCCCGTTCGGTCGGCCATGTCGGCACCCCTGAACTCTCGCCGATCGGCGACGACGCCCGGCTCGGCGACCTCAGCGAGCACGCGATCCTGGAGCACATCCTGCGGCCGCGTTACGGCGGTGTCCGCGGCTTCGGGGACGACTGCGCGGTCCTCGACGCCACCGAAGGGCTTCGCGGCGAACTGGTCGCCACCACCGACAGCTGCCCCACGCCGCTGGTCACCATCCTCGGTGAAACGGATCCCTATCACGCCGGGTGGCTGCTGGCGACGATCAACCTCTCCGATCTCGCCGCGGCCGGCGCCACTCCGCTCGGCCTGGTCGTCAACTACACCCTGCCGAAGACGACCACGGCGGGCGAATTCCGGCGGCTTCTCGACGGGGTCGACGACTGCACGAAGGTCCACGGCACCAAGGTCGTCGGCGGTGATCTCCGGGACGGCCCGGTCCGGCAGCTCACCGCGACCGCGATCGGCCGGTGCGTCCCCGGCGGACGACTCGGGCGCGCGGGCGCCGAAGCCGGCGATCGGCTGCTGCTGGTCGGTTCGCCCGGCTATCTGTGGGCGTACGCGCTGCTCGTCGAAAAGCAGGCGCGGCTTCCCGGACCTGACGTCGCGGACATCCGCGAGCGCGCCTGCCGTCCGATGGCCCAGGTGGCAGCGGGCAGGATGCTCGCCACGGCCGGGCTGGCACGCGCGGCGATGGACGTCTCCGACGGTCTCTTCCCGACCGTGCGGACCCTGTGCGGCGCCAACGGTCTCGGCGCGCGGATCACCACGGACATCCGGCTGGACGACGCGCCCGCCGACGTCTGCGCGCAGTCGGGGCTCGGCCCGTTCGAGCTCGCGCAGGCCTGGGGCGACTGGACGCTCGTGGTCGCCGTGCGGCCACAGGATGTCGAACTCGCCAAGAAGACCCTCGCCGGTGAGGGCGTCGCGGCACAGGAAATCGGCTCCCTCGTCCCTGGCGAGGAAGGTATTTCGCTGGACGACGGAGAACTCTGGGAAGGGATCGCGCAGGAGCGGTTCTCGCCCAGTTCCTGGCACGGCGGCGAGGTGCCGAAGCTGATCACCAAGGTTCTCGGCAGGCGCGCGGGCTGACCACCTGCGGTACGGATGGCCGACCCGGGTGTCGGCCATCCGGTCAGTGAGTGACGAGGCAGGGTGATTACGGTCACATTCGACCGGTTTCGCGCGGGCGCGCTCCCCGAAAGCGGCATTCACTCTACAAAGCGACCGCTCAGTACGGCAGACTCGGGCTCACTTCCACTCGACGACGAGGAGAACACCCGTGACCGAACACCCCTCCCGTGTAGCGATCGTCACCGGCGCCGGCCGCGGCATCGGGGCGGCCGTGGCCAAACGCCTCGCTTCCGACGGGTTCGCCGTCGGCTTGCTGGACCTCGACGAGGCGGGCGTCAAGCAGGGGGCCGAAGCGATCGTCGCCGAGGGCGGCAAGGCCGTCGGTGTCGCGCTGGACGTCAACGACGCCGCACAGGTCGAAGCCGCGGTGACCCGGGTGGCCGAGGAACTCGGCGCGCCGACCGTGCTGATCAACAACGCCGGCATCACCCGCGACAACCTGCTGTTCAAGATGACCGAACAGGACTGGGACTCGGTGCTGGGCGTGCACCTGAAGGGCTCGTTCCTGATGACCCGCGAGGTGCAGAAGTACCAGACGCAGGAGAAGTGGGGCCGCATCGTCAACCTCTCCAGCACCTCGGCGCTGGGCAACCGCGGCCAGGTCAACTACTCCGCCGCCAAGGCGGGCATGCAGGGCTTCACCAAGACCCTCGCGATCGAACTGGGCAAGTTCAACGTCACCGCGAACGCCATCGCCCCCGGGTTCATCGCCACCGACATGACCGCGGCGACCGCCGAGCGGATCGGCATGTCCTTCGAGGACTTCAAGGCGGCGGCCGCGTCGCAGATCCCGGTGCAGCGCGTCGGCACCCCCGAGGACATCGCCAACCTCGCGTCGTTCCTGGTGAGCGACGGCGCCGGGTTCATCTCCGGCCAGGTCATCTACGTCGCCGGCGGACCGAAGGACTGAGCCATGCGCGAATTCGCCTCCCTGCAGGAGTTCGAGAACGCCGTCGGCGAGCACTTCGGCCACAGCGACTGGCTGACGCTCACCCAGGACCGGGTGGACCTGTTCGCCGACGCCACCGACGACCACCAGTGGATCCACGTCGACGTCGAGAAGGCGGCCGAAGGGCCGTTCGGCGCCCCGATCGCCCACGGCTTCCTGACGCTGTCGCTCATTTCGGGCTTCGTCGGGAAGCTCTACCGCGTCAATGGGCTCAAGATGGGCATCAACTACGGACTGAACAAGGTCCGGTTCCCCCAGCCGGTCAAGGTCGGCGCGAGGATCCGGGCGGGCGCCGAGCTGGTCGAGGTCACCGACGTCGCGGGCGGCAAGCAGGCCATCGTCAAATGGACGATCGAGATCGACGGCGAGCCCAAGCCGGCGTGCGTCGCGGAGATGGTCGTCCGGCTGATCGCCTGAGAAGGTGACGTCCGGCACCTCGCCGGACCTCCCCTACCCGGCATACCGACTGGTCGGTACTGTAATCGGAAAGCGAGCCGCTGGAGGCACCATGAACCAGTCCGACCTGCCGGGCCTCGATCTGGCCAGGCTCAAGGCCCATCTGGACGAGCACCGGCCGGGTCTCGTCCAAGGTGACTTGAGCGGCCAGGTCGTGGAAGGGGGCCGGTCCAACCTGACCTACATCGTGGGCGACGGCCGGTCCCGCTGGGTGGTCCGCCGCCCGCCGCTGGGCCACGTCCTGCCGACCGCGCACGACATGGGCCGCGAGTACCGGGTGATCACCGGGCTGCACGGCACGGCCGTCCCGGTGCCGGAAACCGTGCTGCTGTGCGAAGACACCGACGTCATCGGATCGCGGTTCTACGTGATGGAGTTCGTGGAGGGCACGCCCTTCCGCTCGGACACCGAACTCGCCGCGCTCGGCCCCGCCCGGACAAGGGCGATCGCGGAGGAACTGGTCGACACCCTGGTCGAACTGCACGCCGTCGAGCCCGCATCGGTGGGGCTGGGCGATTTCGGCCGTCCGGAAGGCTTCCTCGAACGCCAGCTGCGGCGCTGGAAGAAGCAACTCGACGGCAATCGCAGCCGTGATCTCCCCGGCGTCGACGAACTCCACGACCGGCTCGCCTCGTCGGTACCCGTATCGGGCGAACCGTCGATCGTCCACGGCGACTACCGGCTGGACAACGTGCTGGTGAACGCGGACGACCGGATCACCGCGGTGCTGGACTGGGAGATGTCCACCCTCGGCGACCCGCTGACCGACCTCGCACTGCTGGTGGCCTACGCCGAACGCGACAAGGTCTCGCTGCAGTTCGTGTCCAACGCCAGCTCGGCACCGGGTTATCCGCGCAACGACGAGGTCATCGCGCGGTACGCCGAGCGTTCCGGGCGCGACGTCTCCCGGCTCAACTGGTACGTGAGCTTCGCGTTCTTCAAACTCGCGGTGATCCTGGAAGGCATCCACCTCCGCTACAGCAAGGGACAGACCGTCGGCGCCGGTTTCGACGGCATCGGGTCGGGCGTCGTCCCGTTGATCGCGCACGGCAACGAGACTCTCAAGGAAGAGGGATAGAGATGGACTTCGCCTTCGACGCGAAAACCGAGGAACTGCGGGGGAAACTCCTCAAGTTCATGGATTCGCACATCTATCCGGCCGAGGCCGTCTTCGAGCGGCAACTGGCCGAGCGCGACAGCGAATGGTCGCAGCCGCCGATCGTCGAAGAACTCAAGGCCGAGGCGCGCAAGCGTGGGCTGTGGAACTTCTTCCTCCCCGGTGACCACGGCGCCGGGCTGACGAACCTGCAATACGCGCCGCTGGCCGAGATCACCGGACGCAGCATCCGGCTCGCGCCGACCGCGCTGAACTGCGCGGCGCCGGACACCGGGAACATGGAAGTCCTCACCATGTTCGGCACCGAGCAGCAGAAGAAGCAGTGGCTCCAGCCGTTGCTGGACGGCGAGATCCGGTCCGCGTTCGCGATGACCGAGCCCGACGTCGCCTCCTCCGACGCGCGCAACATCGCCACCGGCATCCGCCGCGACGGCGACGAGTACGTCATCAACGGCCGCAAGTGGTACATCTCCGGCGCGATGAACCCGAACTGCAAGATCTTCATCGTGATGGGCAAGACCGATCCGGACGGCCCGCCGCACAAGCAGCAGAGCATGATCCTGGTCCCCCGCGACACCCCCGGCATGACCGTGAAACGCGGTATGCACGTGTTCGGCTACACCGACGGCGATCACGGCGGGCACGCCGAGGTGGTCTTCGAGGACGTCCGTGTGCCCGCGGAGAACCTCATCGCCGGCGAGGGTGACGGGTTCGCCATCGCGCAGGCCCGCCTCGGCCCGGGGCGGATCCACCACTGCATGCGCGCCATCGGCATGGCCGAACGCGCGCTGGAGCTGATGTGCCGCCGGGCGCTTTCGCGCGAGACCTTCGGCAAGCCGATCGCCGAACAGGGCGTGGTGCAGGACTGGATCGCCGAGGCGCGGGTCAAGATCGAGCAGCAGCGCCTGCTGGTGCTCAAGACCGCGTGGCTGATGGACACCGTCGGCAACCAGGGCGCGCACACCGAGATCCAGGCGATCAAGATCTCCACGCCGATCACCGTCGAATGGATCCTCGACAAAGCCGTCCAGCTGTTCGGCGCGGGCGGCGTCAGCCAGGACTTCCCGGTCGCCGAAATGTGGGCGCAGGTGCGGACGCTGCGGCTCGCCGACGGCCCGGACGAGGTGCACAAGCGCTCGCTGGCGCACCGTGAACTGAAGAAGTACCGCGGGGAGGCCGCCAAGTGACCACTGTGGACGATCTCAAGCGGCGCGTGGCCGATCTGCTGGCCGCGTATCCGCCGGAAAGCACGCCGCGTCAGGACTTCCTCGACGCGCGGTTCGACGCCGGGTTGGCATGGATCCACTTTCCCGAGGGCCTCGGTGGCCTGAACGCGCCGCGGTCCCTCCAGTCCGTTGTGGACAAGGAGCTCGCCGCGGCGGGCGCGCCGGACAACGACAAACGGCGGATCGGGATCGGCCTGGGCATGGCCGCACCGACCATCCTCGCCTTCGGCACACCCGAACAGCACCAGCGCTTCCTCCGTCCATTGTGGACCGAACGCGAGGTGTGGTGCCAGCTGTTCAGCGAGCCGGGCGCCGGATCCGACCTGGCCGCGCTGGGCACGCGCGCGGTACGCGACGGCGACGACTGGGTGGTCACCGGCCAGAAGGTCTGGACGTCGGGCGCGCACAAGTCGCAGTGGGCCATCCTGGTCACCCGCACCGATCCCGACGTGCCGAAGCACCGCGGCATGACGTACTTCCTGTGCGACATGACCGCCCCGGGCGTCGAGGTCCGTCCGCTGCGCCAGATCACCGGCGAGGCCGAGTTCAACGAGGTCTTCCTCAGCCAGGTCCGCATCCCCGACGCGCACCGCCTCGGCGCGGTCGGCGAGGGCTGGAAGGTCGCCCAGACCACGCTGATGAACGAGCGGGTCGCGATCGGCGGCACCGAGTTCCCGCGCGACGGCGGCATGGTCGGCGTCGTCGCCCGAACCTGGCGGGAACGCCCGGAGCTGCGCACCTCCGAACTGCACGACCGGCTGCTGAAACTGTGGGTGGAGGGGGAAAGCCTGCGCCTGGTGAGCTCTCGGTTGCGGCAGCAGCTCGCCGCGGGCGCGCCGGGACCGGAAGGGTCCGCGGTCAAGGTCGCGTTCTCCGAACTGAACCAGGCCGCGTCGGGGCTGGAGATCGAACTGCTCGGCGACGAGGGCCTGCGGTACGACGACTGGACGATGCGGCGTCCCGACGGCGTGAACTTCCTCGGCCGCGAGGCCGGCTACCGCTATCTGCGCGCGAAGGGCAACTCCATCGAGGGCGGCACCTCGGAGGTCCTGCGCAACATCATCGCCGAGCGCGTGCTGGGGCTGCCGTCCGAGCCGCGGATCGACAAGGACGTCGCCTGGAAGGACCTGCCCCGATGACCGACCTGCTGTATTCCGAGGTCGAAGAGGACCTTCGCGCCAGCGTCCGTGACCTGTTCAAGGACCGCGCGGAACCGGCGGCCCTGATCGCCAGGACCGAGACGGCGGAACCGTACGACCTGAAGTTGTGGCGCACGCTCGCCGCCGACCTCGGCGCGGCGGGCCTCGCCGTCCCGGAGGCACTGGGCGGGCACGGCGCTTCGGCGCGGGAAGTCGCCGTCGTGATGGAGGAACTCGGGCGCAGCGTCGCCCCTGTCCCCTATCTCGGCAGCGCCGTCCTGGCGACGTCGGCCCTGCTGGCGGCGGACACGTCGCAGGCGGAAGTGGCCGAACCGCTCGGGAAACTGGCCGCGGGCACACTCATCGGCGCGCTGGCGATCCCGCTGTCGACCGCGCCCGGCGCCGAGTTCCCCTCGACGGTCACGGCGGCCGCCGACGGCACGCTCAGCGGCCAGGTCCGCAGCGTGGTCGACGCGTCGGTGGCCGAACTGATCGTCGTCCCGGCGGTGGGACCCGACGGCCCCGGCCTGTACACGATCGACGCGTCGGCGGCGGGGGTGACGGTCACCGAGGCGATTTCCCTCGACCTCACCCGGCGCATCGCCGACGTCACCGTGGAGAACGTGGCCGCGAAACGCGTCGCCGGCGGCTCGGTGGCCGCGTCGGCGCTGGACACGGCACTCGTCACCGCGGCGGGGCTGCTCGCCTCGGAACAGCTCGGGATCGCCGAATGGGCGCTGACCGAAACGGTGCGCTATCTCAAGGAGCGCTACCAGTTCGGCCGTCAGGTCGGTTCGTTCCAGTCGCTGAAGCACCGGCTGGCGAACCTGTACACGGATCTGGTCAACGCCAGGGCGACCGCGCGCTACGCCGCCGACTGCCTGGCTTCCGGTGACGATGTCGCGATCGCCGTCGCGGTCGCGCAGGCCCGCAACTCCCCCATCGCCGTCCACGCCGCCGAAGAGGCGATCCAGTTGCACGGCGGGATCGGCATGACCTGGGAGCACCCCGCGCACTTGTACCTGAAGCGCGCGAAGAGCGACGAGATCGCGCTCGGCACTCCTGGGCGGCATCGCGCCGCCCTCGCGCCGCTGATCGACCTTCCCGCCTGACCCACCCGGCGGGGTCCGCCCGAAAACTGTCGGACCCCGCCGATACAACTGTTCGAACATCCGATCGAACAGGGAGTCAGCATGAAACTGCTCGTGGCCACCGCGAAGACCCAGGGCGCGCGGGAGAACGACTTCGATCACTGCGTGGAAGGCGAACTGCTCTGGGTCGCCCCGCCCTGCGGCGACGGCGAGAGTTCGCCCGATTCCCGCTGCGGCTGCGGCCGGGCGTTCGGTGGGCTGAGCTCGCACCGCGGAACGACGACGGCACTCGTCGCGGATCTGCCCGGTTTCACCTTTTCCGACTACGCCGACGCGTTGCGGTCGAGTCTCGCCGCCCAGGGCTGGCCGCCCGAAGCAGCCGAGGACGTGGCGACGGATCTGCTCGCCCTCGCGTCCGAGTGGGAGGTGGGAACGGTGCTCGAACGCCGCGACGACTGGTTCGCCGAACGCCTCGTGCCCGCGCCACCGGGCTGAGCGCTACTCGGGTCGCAGCGCGGCCAGCAGGAGATCGGCGAAGTGATCGCCGATCTGGCGGGCCGAAAGCGCACCGCCACGCCGGTACCACGAACCGAGGTGGTGCACCGACCCGAAGAAGAAGTCGACGATCACGTCGGCCGGTTTGTCCCCGCGGAACTCGCCGGACTCCTGGCCTTCCTCGATCAGCGTGCGGAACCGCTCGTGGTACTTGCGGCGTTCCGCGCGGACGGCCTTCTGTTTCTCCACGCTGAGCTGGTGCATGGACTGCATGAAGATCGTGTTGTCGTCGAGGTTGTCGATCGTGCTGACGACCACGTCGGAGGCGGCGGAACGCAACCGTTCCCGCAGCGGAGCCTCGCTCGAGACCACTTTTTCCAGTTGCTCGGTCTGCGCGCGCAGCACCCGTGCGTAGATCTCGTAAAGGAGGTCGTCCTTGGAGCCGAAGTAGTGATACATCGCGCCCTTGGTGACCCCGGCCGCCTCGACGATCTCCTGCACGGAAGTGCGGTCGAAACCCTTCTTCGCGAAGAGCTTCGTGGCGTGCGACAGCAGACGGCGCGGGACAGCGGCCTGGTCTTCGCCGCCTGCCTCGGCCTTCCTGGTGGTCGCTCGTGTCATGGCCGGCCCCTTCTCGTGCGGACACTCAGCATACCGGCCGGTTTGTCGAGGGCCGGAGAACCGCCGGTCCCCGGGACCGATCACCGGCCACTGGGCGCCCGGGAGGGCGAGAGCACGCCGACCCCGGAGA is from Amycolatopsis lurida and encodes:
- a CDS encoding thiamine-phosphate kinase produces the protein MTDRRDAAWSRSVGHVGTPELSPIGDDARLGDLSEHAILEHILRPRYGGVRGFGDDCAVLDATEGLRGELVATTDSCPTPLVTILGETDPYHAGWLLATINLSDLAAAGATPLGLVVNYTLPKTTTAGEFRRLLDGVDDCTKVHGTKVVGGDLRDGPVRQLTATAIGRCVPGGRLGRAGAEAGDRLLLVGSPGYLWAYALLVEKQARLPGPDVADIRERACRPMAQVAAGRMLATAGLARAAMDVSDGLFPTVRTLCGANGLGARITTDIRLDDAPADVCAQSGLGPFELAQAWGDWTLVVAVRPQDVELAKKTLAGEGVAAQEIGSLVPGEEGISLDDGELWEGIAQERFSPSSWHGGEVPKLITKVLGRRAG
- the fabG gene encoding 3-oxoacyl-ACP reductase FabG, which translates into the protein MTEHPSRVAIVTGAGRGIGAAVAKRLASDGFAVGLLDLDEAGVKQGAEAIVAEGGKAVGVALDVNDAAQVEAAVTRVAEELGAPTVLINNAGITRDNLLFKMTEQDWDSVLGVHLKGSFLMTREVQKYQTQEKWGRIVNLSSTSALGNRGQVNYSAAKAGMQGFTKTLAIELGKFNVTANAIAPGFIATDMTAATAERIGMSFEDFKAAAASQIPVQRVGTPEDIANLASFLVSDGAGFISGQVIYVAGGPKD
- a CDS encoding MaoC family dehydratase is translated as MREFASLQEFENAVGEHFGHSDWLTLTQDRVDLFADATDDHQWIHVDVEKAAEGPFGAPIAHGFLTLSLISGFVGKLYRVNGLKMGINYGLNKVRFPQPVKVGARIRAGAELVEVTDVAGGKQAIVKWTIEIDGEPKPACVAEMVVRLIA
- a CDS encoding phosphotransferase family protein; protein product: MNQSDLPGLDLARLKAHLDEHRPGLVQGDLSGQVVEGGRSNLTYIVGDGRSRWVVRRPPLGHVLPTAHDMGREYRVITGLHGTAVPVPETVLLCEDTDVIGSRFYVMEFVEGTPFRSDTELAALGPARTRAIAEELVDTLVELHAVEPASVGLGDFGRPEGFLERQLRRWKKQLDGNRSRDLPGVDELHDRLASSVPVSGEPSIVHGDYRLDNVLVNADDRITAVLDWEMSTLGDPLTDLALLVAYAERDKVSLQFVSNASSAPGYPRNDEVIARYAERSGRDVSRLNWYVSFAFFKLAVILEGIHLRYSKGQTVGAGFDGIGSGVVPLIAHGNETLKEEG
- a CDS encoding acyl-CoA dehydrogenase family protein, which produces MDFAFDAKTEELRGKLLKFMDSHIYPAEAVFERQLAERDSEWSQPPIVEELKAEARKRGLWNFFLPGDHGAGLTNLQYAPLAEITGRSIRLAPTALNCAAPDTGNMEVLTMFGTEQQKKQWLQPLLDGEIRSAFAMTEPDVASSDARNIATGIRRDGDEYVINGRKWYISGAMNPNCKIFIVMGKTDPDGPPHKQQSMILVPRDTPGMTVKRGMHVFGYTDGDHGGHAEVVFEDVRVPAENLIAGEGDGFAIAQARLGPGRIHHCMRAIGMAERALELMCRRALSRETFGKPIAEQGVVQDWIAEARVKIEQQRLLVLKTAWLMDTVGNQGAHTEIQAIKISTPITVEWILDKAVQLFGAGGVSQDFPVAEMWAQVRTLRLADGPDEVHKRSLAHRELKKYRGEAAK
- a CDS encoding acyl-CoA dehydrogenase family protein, which produces MTTVDDLKRRVADLLAAYPPESTPRQDFLDARFDAGLAWIHFPEGLGGLNAPRSLQSVVDKELAAAGAPDNDKRRIGIGLGMAAPTILAFGTPEQHQRFLRPLWTEREVWCQLFSEPGAGSDLAALGTRAVRDGDDWVVTGQKVWTSGAHKSQWAILVTRTDPDVPKHRGMTYFLCDMTAPGVEVRPLRQITGEAEFNEVFLSQVRIPDAHRLGAVGEGWKVAQTTLMNERVAIGGTEFPRDGGMVGVVARTWRERPELRTSELHDRLLKLWVEGESLRLVSSRLRQQLAAGAPGPEGSAVKVAFSELNQAASGLEIELLGDEGLRYDDWTMRRPDGVNFLGREAGYRYLRAKGNSIEGGTSEVLRNIIAERVLGLPSEPRIDKDVAWKDLPR
- a CDS encoding acyl-CoA dehydrogenase family protein, whose amino-acid sequence is MTDLLYSEVEEDLRASVRDLFKDRAEPAALIARTETAEPYDLKLWRTLAADLGAAGLAVPEALGGHGASAREVAVVMEELGRSVAPVPYLGSAVLATSALLAADTSQAEVAEPLGKLAAGTLIGALAIPLSTAPGAEFPSTVTAAADGTLSGQVRSVVDASVAELIVVPAVGPDGPGLYTIDASAAGVTVTEAISLDLTRRIADVTVENVAAKRVAGGSVAASALDTALVTAAGLLASEQLGIAEWALTETVRYLKERYQFGRQVGSFQSLKHRLANLYTDLVNARATARYAADCLASGDDVAIAVAVAQARNSPIAVHAAEEAIQLHGGIGMTWEHPAHLYLKRAKSDEIALGTPGRHRAALAPLIDLPA
- a CDS encoding DUF7715 family protein, with the translated sequence MKLLVATAKTQGARENDFDHCVEGELLWVAPPCGDGESSPDSRCGCGRAFGGLSSHRGTTTALVADLPGFTFSDYADALRSSLAAQGWPPEAAEDVATDLLALASEWEVGTVLERRDDWFAERLVPAPPG
- a CDS encoding TetR/AcrR family transcriptional regulator; translation: MTRATTRKAEAGGEDQAAVPRRLLSHATKLFAKKGFDRTSVQEIVEAAGVTKGAMYHYFGSKDDLLYEIYARVLRAQTEQLEKVVSSEAPLRERLRSAASDVVVSTIDNLDDNTIFMQSMHQLSVEKQKAVRAERRKYHERFRTLIEEGQESGEFRGDKPADVIVDFFFGSVHHLGSWYRRGGALSARQIGDHFADLLLAALRPE